From Candidatus Neomarinimicrobiota bacterium:
AGAGCTGAACGCCGCCCAGGGACGTCTGGTTCTATACGCCACCAGCTACGCTGTCGAACCGGAACCGGTCTTCCGCCAGGCGGTGGGCTACGCGGGGGTGGTTTTCTAGCCAGCTGGATTCCGGATGCCAGCATGAGATTAAATGCTCAGTCCTTCCACGCACGAAATAATGAGGTGATTGCATTACTAGCCGAGCCGCCGTTGACGATTTCATGGCCCAGCGCAGCCTGGCCGTGGTCGGCGTCTCCCGCAGCGGCAAGAAGTTCGGCAATATGGCCTACCGCGAGCTCAAGGCCAGGGGCTACCGCCTCTTCCCCATCCACCCCGCAGCCGAAAGCCTCGAGGGCGACCGCTGCTACCCCAACTTGAGCACCCTCCCGGAAACCGTCGGCGGTGTGCTCATCGTCGTTCCGCCGGATCAGACCGCGCAGGTAGTCCGGGACATTACCGCCGCCGGCATCAGCCGGGTCTGGATGCAGCAGGGTGCCGAGTCGCAGGCTGCCATCCGCTACTGCCAGAAAAACGGCATCAGCACCGTGCACGGCGAGTGCATCCTCATGTTCGCCGAACCCCTGAAGTTCTACCACAAACCCCACCGCTGGCTCTGGCGGCTGCTGGGCAAGCTGCCCCGGTAAAAGGCGGGAAGCCGGCCTATGTAGAGAGGGGGCAACCATGATTAAAATAATCTCGCGCTTATCTTGCCTGAGCATTGGAATAATCACGTCGCTGCTCATCGGCTGTGCGGGCAAGCTGGAAGAACCAATTGACCTTGAAGGACTGCGCAGCAGCGGCGATGACTGGACCGTCCTCCGGCAGGATACCCTCGCCGACGGCGGAGCCCTCAAACTCCACCACGATAAGTGGCTGATGTACTTCCTGCACTGGCGGCCCTTGACCACTGACCGGGAGGAAGTCACTAGCGAATATGTCCGCCGGCTCATGCT
This genomic window contains:
- a CDS encoding CoA-binding protein, encoding MAYRELKARGYRLFPIHPAAESLEGDRCYPNLSTLPETVGGVLIVVPPDQTAQVVRDITAAGISRVWMQQGAESQAAIRYCQKNGISTVHGECILMFAEPLKFYHKPHRWLWRLLGKLPR